The nucleotide window TTGGCGTAAGCTATGTAAGGACTCAATTCGTAAGTACCGGTGTCGATCAGGGCAATTCTCGTATAATTTTTCATAATTTCACGTGCCACCCACTGGGCGGTCTGTTCATCATATTTTCTTGTCCATTGATGCTGGCGTGTAAAAAATAGATAAAGGGTCCTCCCCGTGTTCTATCCAACCTTTGGTTAAGTAATAGGTTCCCGGGTCCTTAGTTAACTCCTTTTTATACGCCTCGGTGGAGCCCAGAAAGATGGCGATACAGTCATCAGTCCTGGGCATCACGATTTTGCTTTTTTCCGATTTTAAACCGACCACGCCCTCGGAACATAAACCGTATCCGAGCAGGATTAAATCCCGCTTCCCTTCGCGGTCCAGCGCGCCTAAGATATCCCGGAGTTTTTTATTTAGCTCTTTAGGAAAAAGATGAAGGCCGAACTCAATTACCTTGACTTCCACGTGAGGAGGCACCTTATCTTCGATTTCCGGAGCCAGGGTCTCACAAATAACCAGTACGGCATTCTTTTGTTCCATTTTTTACCCCCGGAAACTTTTTGAGGGGCCGGCTGCAGCCGGCCCCAAAAAAACTTTTTTATCGACTAGTAACTTATCAAAAATAAGACGAACGAGAGAACAAAATCCTCCATTATGTTCCATTTTTGGGTCATGACAGAGTTGATGAATTTTCCTTCTGTTTCTGTTTTAACTGGTTGGTAATACACTGAACTAATAGTCGTAATTTTGTTATCCATCTGGGTGTTTCCCTCCTTTTTTAACAGATACACTTTTAATAGGTACCGTATTTCACCGTCGCTTCACACCAGTACCTCATTAACCGCGGATCTACGTTTTCTCCAAAAATCTTATCTGCCGACATGATGGATCCGCCACCCTCCCCTGCTTCGTCTATCAATTTTTTAGTTGTATCTTCTAACTGTTCTTTTGTTCCATAGATGAGGAGTTTGTAAGGCAGGTTACCCATTAAGCAAACGGTATTTCCGATCAGCTTCTTCGCTTCCTTCATGTTGATTGTTTCGAACTCTGCGATCACTTTTCCCTTCGGAAGTTCCTGTAAGTAAGCCAGGTGAGGCGTCCAGTCCGCTTCACAGTAGATGATTACTCCGTAACCCAGATCAACCAGCGCCTGTACCAGCTTTTTGAATGTTGGCCAGTAAAATTCCTTGAAGTCGTTGGGCGAGATAAAGGGAGCGAAGTGTAAGGGTATGAAAATTGGCGGGAAAAGCGCCGGCTGAGAGCCTATCGTTGCCCATTTTATCATGTAAGGAAGGAGTGCTTCACAGGCGCGGGTGATGGTTTCTTTAGGTAACTGCCTGAAATCGAGTGCAAGTTCTTTAAAACCACGCAGGTGGTCCATCAGGAAGTCGATCGGGGTTTCTGTAAAACCGCCTGCAAGCACCGGCATTCCGTACTTCTCTTTCCATTCCGCGGTTTTTCCTGCCCAAAAAGAAAGCCAGCTCAGGAACTCCTGAAAAGCCTTTCCGAAAGCGATGGCGGAGGCAGGGTAAGGTTTGGCTATTTCCTGGCAGCGACGGGGCACGATTTTTTCAAGGAGGAATTTATACGGATCGGAAATCAGCTCGTCGTATTCATCCGCCGACATGCAGGATACCTGTTTCCACTGGTGCATCTTTTGGGCCGCGCCGTCTTTCCCGGCGAGCGCAAACTGGTTAATCCCCGCAAATTCGAACATGGCCCCGACCACACGCAAAATGGTGCGTAAGCTGCATCCCACTCGGGAAAGTCTTCAAAGGCTTTCTCCCAGGAAGTTGCCATGAGAGAGTAATCGTAGGTAACGTCCGCAATCGAATAGCCGGCGTAGGCAGAAACCCAGTAACCTTCTTCCGGAGGAATCAAAGGAACCCGATCGGGTTCTTCTAACCGCATTGCCTTCAGGATCCTGTTTACCCGCTCTTGATATAATTTCGCGGCCTCATTTTGGTTCATATTAGGCCCCCCTTTCAACCCGGGCATTGAGAAGTTCCTTACAAATGTTGACACCCTCGGCGGCACTCCGGGTGGCGGCATCGGCACCTGCCCATTCTTTGAGTTCACGTGAGACCGGTGCGCCCCCAATGATGATTTTAACTTCCCCTCGAACTCCTGCTTCTTTAATTTTATCAATGGTTTCCTTGATGGAATCGAACGCCGATGTCAGGAGGCAGCTTAAGCCCACAATATCCGGTTTTTCTTCTTTGATGGCGCTGATCAGAACCCCGGGTTCAACATCTACGCCGAGGTCTCTGACCTCAAAGCCGTTTGCTTCAGCGAACCCCTTGAAAACGTTTTTTCCTATGTCGTGGATATCGTTTTTAACTGTGGCCAAAACAATTTTTCCTACCTGTGTGGTTTTTGCTTCGGCAAGTACAGGACGTAATACCTCGATAATGGAATTAAAAATCTCTCCTGCCATGATCAGTTCGGGGAGGTAATACTCGCCCTGGCTGAATTTTTCACCTACAATTTCCATGCCCTGCCGGCAGTCTTCGATGATATTTTCAACGGGAACGCCCTTTTCCAGTTTACTTTTGACCAGTTCCAGGGTTTGCTTTTGATCTAATTGGACCACCGATTTTGCGAGTTCATCCATCTTTTTAACCTCCTTAATAATATGAGTAATAATTTTAAGCTCATCGTTTTGCTATAAGGGGTTTTAATCCTCCTTTCAAGTCAAGCTATTCTTTGAGTTTCATGTTAAAACGGTTACTCGGGATGGGCAATTTAAAATTCTTGCGATAATATGAATTTTTTGCCGAGATGATGTATAGTTTTGCAGCGCACCTCCAGAACTCCGCGAGTAGAAATTTTTGCCCTGGGTTAAAAATAATTTAAATGAGCTGCAACCGGGATATTAACATAAGTTTCCAGGCATAGTTTTTCCGGGAGGCTCTGCATACTAAGGCTAGGAACTTTAAAGCTTCAAAAGATGACTTTTGCAACAAGAGGGAAGGAGGTGGGAATTATGTTAAGGCGGCGTGGTGGACGATGCTGCCCGGACAGGGGACCCGCGGGAAAAGAAATAGGAAAGAGGGCCAGATCTGTCTCAGAACTCGCAGGCGGAGTAATGGTAGCTCCTCTCCCGATCACGCTGGGTGAAGACATCACCATAAAGTATCAGGGACTGTTAGCTCAGGCAGGCGCCGAAGCGATTTATTTACATATGGGCTACGGACCCGCCGATAAATGGCAGTATGTTACCGATTTGCCTTTAGAAAAAACCAACGGGAGTTGGGAGGTTACCTTTGAGGTTAAAGACGAAAGCCGCTTAAATTTCTGTTTTAAGGATAACGCCGATCATTGGGATAACAATGCCGGGGTCAACTGGAGTTTAGAAATTCATACAGGAAAGCAGATCTAAATTCCTACTGGCTGCCTCACGCAGGAATTCTCCTTTGCCTTTCGCCGGGGGGCGTATAAAAGCAGAAGACGCTTGGGAAAATACTTCCGAAGGGGGAACATTTTTTGCAGGCAAAGGATTTGATGTCCCGAAAGTTCACCACGGCTACTCCTGATCAGCCCGGGGCGGCGCTCCTCACCCTTTTTTCAGAAAGGCGCCAGGGAGGAATTCCCGTTGTCGATCATGACCGCAACCTGCTGGGAATTGTCACTTCTGTTGACTTGCTGCGAACTCTATTTCCGGGTTACGTCCAGTTCCTTGATACCACCCTCTACCTGGAGCGGTGCCTTGATCCGGCGGCGGTTTTAGAGCGGGTCGACCGGATTCGAGTCGGTGACATCATGCGTCTGGATGTAATCACTGCCACCGCAGAAACCCCTTTCTGTAAACTGGTTGCTCTGTTAATGGAGAAGAAGATCAACCAGATTCCCGTCGTTGAAGCAGGTACCCTCCAGGGGATGGTGACCCGTTTTGACATCATCAAAGCTCTTGCGGAAAAAGCGAAAGAAGTACGCGCTCATTAATACTGCCTATTAATGACAGGGGAGATACAACCAGATGCGGATACTCATGCTGTCCTGGGAGTTCCCCCCCCGGAGCGTGGGGGGTCTTGCCCAACATGTCTATGACCTGACTACCGCCCTGGCCCAGGCGGGAGAAGAAATTCACTTAATTACCTGCGCGGCCCCGGAAGCTCCGGGAAAAGAGTTAGTTAACGGCGTCCATGTCTACCGCGTTAACCCCTATAACCTGCCGGCCCCGGACTTTTTAACATGGATTCTTCAACTGAATTTGGGCATGATCGAGTATGCAGTTTCTTTAATCAATTCTCTCGCTGATTTGGACCTGATTCACGCCCACGACTGGCTGGTTGCTTACGCGGGGAGGGTTCTGAAGCATGCCTATAAGCTGCCGCTGATCGCGACGGTTCACGCCACTGAATACGGGCGGAACCAGGGGCTCCACAACGACCTCCAGCGTTATATCAGCGATGTGGAGTGGTGGCTCACCTACGAATCGTGGCGGGTTATTGTCTGCAGCCACTATATGAAAAAAGAGCTCCAGAGGATCTTTCAATTGCCG belongs to Bacillota bacterium and includes:
- a CDS encoding CBS domain-containing protein: MQAKDLMSRKFTTATPDQPGAALLTLFSERRQGGIPVVDHDRNLLGIVTSVDLLRTLFPGYVQFLDTTLYLERCLDPAAVLERVDRIRVGDIMRLDVITATAETPFCKLVALLMEKKINQIPVVEAGTLQGMVTRFDIIKALAEKAKEVRAH
- a CDS encoding cobalamin-dependent protein (Presence of a B(12) (cobalamin)-binding domain implies dependence on cobalamin itself, in one of its several forms, or in some unusual lineages, dependence on a cobalamin-like analog.), which produces MDELAKSVVQLDQKQTLELVKSKLEKGVPVENIIEDCRQGMEIVGEKFSQGEYYLPELIMAGEIFNSIIEVLRPVLAEAKTTQVGKIVLATVKNDIHDIGKNVFKGFAEANGFEVRDLGVDVEPGVLISAIKEEKPDIVGLSCLLTSAFDSIKETIDKIKEAGVRGEVKIIIGGAPVSRELKEWAGADAATRSAAEGVNICKELLNARVERGA
- a CDS encoding carbohydrate-binding protein codes for the protein MLRRRGGRCCPDRGPAGKEIGKRARSVSELAGGVMVAPLPITLGEDITIKYQGLLAQAGAEAIYLHMGYGPADKWQYVTDLPLEKTNGSWEVTFEVKDESRLNFCFKDNADHWDNNAGVNWSLEIHTGKQI
- a CDS encoding uroporphyrinogen decarboxylase family protein, with the translated sequence MFEFAGINQFALAGKDGAAQKMHQWKQVSCMSADEYDELISDPYKFLLEKIVPRRCQEIAKPYPASAIAFGKAFQEFLSWLSFWAGKTAEWKEKYGMPVLAGGFTETPIDFLMDHLRGFKELALDFRQLPKETITRACEALLPYMIKWATIGSQPALFPPIFIPLHFAPFISPNDFKEFYWPTFKKLVQALVDLGYGVIIYCEADWTPHLAYLQELPKGKVIAEFETINMKEAKKLIGNTVCLMGNLPYKLLIYGTKEQLEDTTKKLIDEAGEGGGSIMSADKIFGENVDPRLMRYWCEATVKYGTY
- a CDS encoding DUF1638 domain-containing protein yields the protein MEQKNAVLVICETLAPEIEDKVPPHVEVKVIEFGLHLFPKELNKKLRDILGALDREGKRDLILLGYGLCSEGVVGLKSEKSKIVMPRTDDCIAIFLGSTEAYKKELTKDPGTYYLTKGWIEHGEDPLSIFYTPASMDKKI